A part of Kryptolebias marmoratus isolate JLee-2015 linkage group LG8, ASM164957v2, whole genome shotgun sequence genomic DNA contains:
- the sp5l gene encoding sp5 transcription factor-like: MAALTIQRTDNFLHTFLQDRTPSSSPEGAPNALSFLATTCSQAWQVGGTMGSDGSQFPYEGTVSSTSGMFQLWSNEMAPSTALSTHQMTFTVPKVQFPGHMQSGLGHHHHHHHHHPHHHHHELPLTPPAEPASSYSFELSPVKVLSSQPQASSPYYPQHNGMGQNFPSFLQNSSARHHLSGGHVEEGQQWWSLPQTNAAPANHPFSLSRQLVLGHQPQIAALLQGTSKGLLGSTRRCRRCKCPNCQANGGGLEFGKKRLHICHIPECGKVYKKTSHLKAHLRWHAGERPFICNWLFCGKSFTRSDELQRHLRTHTGEKRFGCQQCGKRFMRSDHLSKHVKTHQTRKGRSGQPGPSQDSMLASIKRE; this comes from the exons ATGGCTGCGCTGACGATACAAAGGACTGACAACTTTTTACACACCTTTTTACAG GACCGGACGCCCAGCTCCTCTCCAGAGGGAGCGCCTAACGCCCTCTCCTTCCTGGCCACCACCTGCAGCCAGGCCTGGCAGGTGGGGGGCACGATGGGCTCCGACGGCTCCCAGTTCCCGTACGAAGGCACCGTCAGCTCCACGTCTGGGATGTTTCAGCTGTGGAGCAACGAGATGGCGCCCAGCACAGCCCTCAGTACGCACCAGATGACCTTCACGGTGCCCAAGGTGCAGTTCCCTGGACACATGCAGTCCGGCCTGggtcatcatcaccatcatcaccaccatcacccCCATCATCACCACCACGAGCTGCCTCTCACCCCTCCAGCTGAACCGGCGTCCTCCTACTCTTTTGAACTGTCCCCTGTTAAAGTGTTGTCCTCCCAGCCGCAGGCCAGCAGTCCTTATTATCCCCAACATAACGGCATGGGACAGAACTTCCCCAGCTTTCTCCAGAACTCCTCAGCCAGGCACCACCTGTCGGGGGGCCACGTGGAGGAAGGGCAGCAGTGGTGGAGCCTTCCGCAAACCAACGCCGCTCCTGCCAACCACCCCTTCTCCCTGAGCAGACAGCTGGTGTTAGGTCACCAGCCTCAGATTGCTGCTCTTCTGCAGGGCACCTCCAAGGGTCTGCTGGGCTCCACGCGCCGCTGCCGACGCTGCAAATGCCCCAACTGCCAGGCCAACGGCGGGGGGCTGGAGTTTGGGAAGAAGAGATTGCACATCTGTCACATCCCGGAGTGCGGCAAAGTGTACAAGAAGACGTCTCACCTGAAGGCACATCTGCGCTGGCACGCCGGCGAGAGGCCCTTCATCTGTAACTGGCTTTTCTGCGGTAAGAGCTTCACCCGTTCGGACGAGCTTCAGCGGCACCTCCGCACACACACCGGGGAGAAGCGCTTTGGATGTCAGCAGTGTGGCAAGAGATTCATGAGGAGCGACCACCTCTCCAAACATGTCAAAACTCACCAGACCAGGAAGGGCCGGTCCGGGCAGCCTGGGCCGAGCCAAGACTCGATGCTCGCCAGTATTAAAAGAGAGTGA